The Apium graveolens cultivar Ventura chromosome 11, ASM990537v1, whole genome shotgun sequence genome has a window encoding:
- the LOC141698018 gene encoding pentatricopeptide repeat-containing protein At2g30780-like, translating to MKRVWKLSETAQSELTTLRTFITKPKITVSQTPHLITTNPITTSTTRFSLKDSFNSHFNSNSIPFPNIIGLFSDRLSHNEMQAKEDLIYKASLLRNELIGVDDCRQDLIFKVLDEKGSSWFKCYDDGAAFVELLRQLESFPHCALEVLNWRRKQSDNGFPMTAEEYAKGIRLAGRSKNIDLATELFTEAANRRIKTAATYNALLGAYMYNDCNEKCQFLYGEFKKDISCKPTIVTYNILISVFGRLMLIEQMEAALQEMKISNIMPNLNTYNMLLGGYVTAWMWDTMEKTFKVMEASGIQPDIHTHLLLLRGYAHSGNLEKMEEIYKLVSSHVIEHKEFPLIRAMICAYCKSTSSDRVQKVEELLGLIPKHEYKSWLNVMLIKLYAQADIMDVMERYIDDAFAHNVSVKTAGIMRCIIASYFRANASDKLTNFVKRAEYAEWKICRSLYHCKMVMYSSENRIAEMEGVLSEMGNFSLQPTKKTFLIMYKAYLTWGQKRKLDQILGVMCTQGYGIPSPA from the exons ATGAAGAGAGTTTGGAAGCTATCAGAAACAGCCCAATCAGAACTCACAACCCTAAGAACCTTTATTACAAAACCAAAAATCACAGTATCTCAAACCCCTCATTTAATCACAACCAATCCCATTACAACATCAACTACTAGATTCTCTCTTAAAGATTCTTTTAATTCTCATTTTAATTCGAATTCTATTCCATTTCCAAACATTATTGGATTGTTTTCTGATAGGTTGTCTCATAATGAAATGCAAGCTAAAGAAGATCTTATTTATAAGGCATCCCTGTTGCGAAATGAGTTGATTGGGGTTGATGATTGTAGGCAAGATTTGATTTTTAAGGTGTTGGATGAAAAGGGTAGTTCTTGGTTTAAGTGTTATGATGATGGGGCTGCATTTGTTGAGCTTTTGAGGCAGCTTGAGTCTTTTCCCCATTGCGCGCTTGAA GTTTTAAATTGGAGAAGAAAACAATCAGATAATGGCTTTCCTATGACAGCAGAAGAGTATGCAAAAGGTATTAGACTTGCTGGTAGATCAAAGAATATCGATCTTGCAACTGAACTTTTTACTGAGGCAGCAAACAGAAGGATCAAAACAGCTGCTACGTACAACGCACTCCTTGGTGCTTATATGTATAATGACTGTAATGAAAAATGTCAGTTTCTGTATGGGGAGTTTAAGAAGGATATCTCTTGTAAGCCGACAATTGTAACATACAATATTTTGATTTCTGTCTTTGGCCGGCTGATGCTTATAGAACAGATGGAGGCTGCTTTGCAGGAAATGAAGATATCAAACATAATGCCTAATCTAAACACATATAATATGCTTCTTGGTGGGTATGTCACAGCATGGATGTGGGATACCATGGAGAAGACTTTTAAAGTGATGGAAGCAAGTGGTATTCAGCCTGATATTCACACTCATTTGCTGTTGCTTCGGGGATACGCACATTCTGGTAATTTAGAAAAGATGGAAGAGATATATAAGCTGGTCAGTTCCCATGTTATTGAACACAAGGAATTTCCATTAATAAGGGCTATGATCTGTGCATACTGTAAGAGCACTAGCAGTGATAGAGTTCAAAAGGTTGAGGAATTACTTGGGCTAATTCCGAAGCATGAATATAAGTCTTGGTTAAATGTGATGTTGATTAAGTTATATGCGCAGGCGGATATTATGGATGTGATGGAAAGGTATATAGATGATGCATTTGCGCATAACGTTTCTGTCAAAACTGCAGGAATAATGCGTTGTATAATCGCTAGCTATTTCCGAGCTAATGCCTCAGACAAGCTTACAAACTTTGTAAAGCGTGCAGAGTATGCTGAGTGGAAAATTTGTCGTTCCTTGTATCACTGTAAAATGGTCATGTATTCATCAGAAAACCGCATTGCCGAGATGGAAGGTGTTCTTAGTGAAATGGGAAACTTCAGTCTTCAGCCCACGAAAAAAACTTTTCTTATAATGTACAAAGCCTATTTAACATGGGGACAAAAGCGTAAACTTGATCAGATTTTAGGAGTTATGTGCACGCAAGGATATGGAATCCCAAGCCCTGCATAG